One segment of Scleropages formosus chromosome 23, fSclFor1.1, whole genome shotgun sequence DNA contains the following:
- the polr1f gene encoding DNA-directed RNA polymerase I subunit RPA43: MVKVERAARAARDHEPQPDGMSASSEEATAAAPTAAASSVQPCLVPSFADARALLSAPYSCLVVEGSRRHVALAPLYLHKKRSGIREQLDAELLKYSESMNGVPLAYDDVRVLGRYGDIYDDQGFIHMDIEATFVIFRPKRGQKLLGVINKVGASHVGCLVHGCFNASVAKPHHVSLEAWKRAGLNIGDGLEFEVAQLDADVAGVLLIRGRLDKARIQELMALSNCAEDVSEESAQPETNMTDGVKTKRKKKKDKMRDDEVLQDCCAPEDSPQDQKETSKLIDVAETNMNGQINGKKKKKKKKEKCVEAPEDGGVIEVLASAPGGEEGYKHSKKRKKGLEETEMTPSADTENPKAKRKKVK; the protein is encoded by the exons ATGGTGAAGGTGGAGCGCGCGGCAAGAGCAGCGCGTGATCACGAGCCCCAGCCGGACGGCATGAGCGCGTCCTCTGAGGAGGCGACGGCGGCGGCTCCGACTGCCGCCGCGAGCTCCGTGCAGCCCTGCCTCGTGCCCAGCTTCGCGGACGCGCGCGCGCTGCTGAGCGCGCCGTACTCGTGCCTAGTGGTGGAAGGCAGCCGCAGGCACGTCGCTCTCGCGCCGCTCTACCTCCACAAGAAGAGGAGCGGCATCCGCGAGCAGCTGGACGCCGAGCTCCTCAAGTACTCGGAAAG CATGAACGGGGTGCCGCTGGCCTACGACGACGTCAGAGTGCTGGGGCGGTACGGGGACATCTACGACGACCAGGGCTTCATCCACATGGACATAGAGGCCACTTTCGTCATCTTTCGACCCAAACGAGGCCAAAAGCTTCTG GGCGTTATAAACAAAGTGGGAGCGAGTCACGTGGGCTGTCTGGTGCACGGCTGCTTCAACGCCTCCGTCGCCAAGCCGCACCACGTGTCCCTGGAGGCGTGGAAAAGGGCGGGCCTCAATATCGGCGACGGCCTGGAGTTCGAGGTCGCCCAGCTGGACGCTGACGTCGCCGGCGTCCTGCTCATCAGAGGACGCCTGGATAAGGCGAG GATACAGGAGCTGATGGCTCTCAGTAATTGTGCAGAAGATGTTTCGGAGGAGTCTGCGCAGCCTGAAACGAACATGACAGACGGGGTGAAGActaagaggaagaagaagaaggacaaaATGAGGGACGACGAGGTCCTGCAGGACTGCTGCGCCCCAGAGGACAGCCCGCAGGATCAAAAAGAGACCTCCAAACTCATAGACGTGGCAGAGACAAACATGAATGGGCAGATCAacgggaagaagaagaagaagaagaagaaggaaaagtgTGTCGAGGCACCTGAGGATGGTGGTGTCATCGAGGTGCTCGCCAGCGCCCCTGGTGGAGAAGAGGGTTACAAGCAtagcaaaaagagaaagaagggaTTGGAGGAAACGGAAATGACCCCCAGTGCAGATACTGAAAACCCCAAAGCCAAAAGGAAGAAAGTGAAATAA